GTGTATGTGAAAACAGGGAGCCGGAATCAAGAATTGATTGAAGATAATGTATGCCGGATAAAGTACGGCATGACTCCGATGCCTTTTTTGGTTTTTGCGGGACCATCAAATTTAAATTACGAGTTTTACCCGCATCACAAAAATACCGAAAATACTAATTCTCCAGCTGGTAACCTTTCGGCCTGAGTTTGCTCTGTTAGCCCAATCCATATATCGTAAATTAAGTCGAAATTGCTCTATGAAGGTTTTACATCGCTTTTTTCAGACCCAACCACCTTCAGTGGCGGTTGTTATAAGATGAAATTCATAAGGAGAACGTAATGAAAAAGAAGGCATTACTGTTAGGCGCGGGAGGCCCGCTCGGGGGGCTTGAAGCCGGAGCTCTCATAGCACTTGACGAAATGGGCGTGGAATTTGACATCATATCAGGAGCCTGTATCGGTTCTGTCATTGCCCTGACATACACCAGTCCAGCTAAAGGGATGACAGGGAGGGAGGCCCTTGAAATGTGGTGCAATGCATCAGGGCTTTCGGATTATATCTACAATTCCATTTGTCCATACAATTATAAGGTTTTCCAGAAAAACGGCCTGTTCATGAACCCGGTAAGCAACGCCTGGCTGGAAGCCATGACGACCTTCAACCCATTTTTTTCGATTAATCCCAGGAACGAGTATCAGAGATTCTTTAGCGACATGTATCTGTATATGCTTACAGCCATGACGCCCGGTTCTCTTGCTCCTTATCAGACCTCAATCAGCCGGATAGCTCCTTTTCTTGAAAATTTCATAGACTTCGACAATATCAAGAATGTGGAGAAGGACGTTTATATCAACGCCCTGAACGTGACTGACAAACGGATAGAGATATTCGACAAGACAGAGATTACCATGCAGCACCTGATTGCAGGTTCCTCACTGTTTTACATCTGTCCACAGCAGAACATCGACGGGAAGTGGTATGGTGAAGGTTCGTATCTTGACAGCCTGAATTACAAGGGCCTCATGGAGTCGAGAAAGGAAGACGATATCGAAACCCTTGTCGTCATGAATATCCTGAATAAAAAGTCCCTGATAAGAACTCCCGAGAGTCTTTATGATGCTTATAATCTTTCCATAATGTTGCCCTTTATTACCATAGCTGAAGATGATACAAAGCTTTATGAAGCCAAGCACAAGGGGGAAAAGAATCTTTTGAAGCTGGGGTTTACCATTCCTGAAGAACATGCTCCATATGTCATGGACTGGAGCGCATCCAACTTTAAAAAGCTTCGTGATATCGGATACAAAGCAGGTATGGATTTCTACAAAAAGCATAAAGAATCGCTTTAGGGGAAAAAAGAGGGGGAAACATGGCGGTGAGAAACGCTTTAATTGTCATTTCATTGGTGCTGATG
This Desulforegula conservatrix Mb1Pa DNA region includes the following protein-coding sequences:
- a CDS encoding patatin-like phospholipase family protein — its product is MKKKALLLGAGGPLGGLEAGALIALDEMGVEFDIISGACIGSVIALTYTSPAKGMTGREALEMWCNASGLSDYIYNSICPYNYKVFQKNGLFMNPVSNAWLEAMTTFNPFFSINPRNEYQRFFSDMYLYMLTAMTPGSLAPYQTSISRIAPFLENFIDFDNIKNVEKDVYINALNVTDKRIEIFDKTEITMQHLIAGSSLFYICPQQNIDGKWYGEGSYLDSLNYKGLMESRKEDDIETLVVMNILNKKSLIRTPESLYDAYNLSIMLPFITIAEDDTKLYEAKHKGEKNLLKLGFTIPEEHAPYVMDWSASNFKKLRDIGYKAGMDFYKKHKESL